From a single Nocardioides sp. dk884 genomic region:
- the zwf gene encoding glucose-6-phosphate dehydrogenase, which translates to MTWQNPLRDPRDRRLPRIAGPCGLVLFGVTGDLSRKKLMPAIYDLANRGLLPPGFSLVGFARRDWADQDFAQIVHDSVKEHARTEFREEVWEQLSEGVRFVPGSFDDPEAFERLRRTVDELDAARGTDGNHAFYLAIPPGSFGTVAQRLQQHGLADAPDGSWRRVVVEKPFGHDLESARELDRALSEVFPEDSIFRIDHYLGKETVQNILAIRFANSIFEPVWNANYVDHVQITMAEDGGIGGRAGYYDGIGAARDVIQNHLLQLMALVAMEEPPAFDADTLRLEKEKLLSSIELPRRLDLTTARGQYVGGWAGGRKVSGFLEEEGMPAGSTTESYAAVTLHVENRRWAGVPFYLRTGKRLGRRVTEVAVVFKRAPHLPFSESSTEELTQNAIVIRVQPDEGMTVRFGSKVPGTTLEIRDVSMDFAYGGSFTEASPEAYERLILDVLLGDPPLFPRHREVELSWQILDPVLEAWARKGEPDPYPAGSWGPESADAMLARDGRVWRRP; encoded by the coding sequence ATGACCTGGCAGAACCCGCTGCGGGATCCCCGGGACCGGCGCCTGCCCCGCATCGCGGGCCCGTGCGGCCTGGTGCTGTTCGGCGTCACCGGCGATCTGTCGCGCAAGAAGCTGATGCCGGCGATCTACGACCTCGCCAACCGAGGTCTGCTGCCGCCCGGCTTCAGCCTGGTGGGCTTCGCCCGCCGCGACTGGGCCGACCAGGACTTCGCCCAGATCGTGCACGACTCGGTCAAGGAGCACGCACGCACCGAGTTCCGCGAGGAGGTCTGGGAGCAGCTCTCCGAGGGCGTGCGCTTCGTGCCCGGCTCCTTCGACGACCCCGAGGCGTTCGAGCGGCTGCGTAGGACCGTCGACGAGCTCGACGCGGCCCGCGGCACCGACGGCAACCACGCCTTCTACCTCGCGATCCCGCCGGGCTCCTTCGGCACCGTCGCGCAGCGCCTCCAGCAGCACGGGCTCGCCGACGCACCCGACGGCTCCTGGCGCCGGGTGGTGGTCGAGAAGCCCTTCGGACACGACCTGGAGTCCGCGCGCGAGCTGGACCGCGCTCTGAGCGAGGTCTTCCCCGAGGACTCGATCTTCCGCATCGACCACTACCTCGGCAAGGAGACGGTGCAGAACATCCTCGCGATCCGCTTCGCGAACAGCATCTTCGAGCCGGTCTGGAACGCCAACTACGTCGACCACGTGCAGATCACCATGGCCGAGGACGGCGGGATCGGCGGACGCGCCGGCTACTACGACGGCATCGGTGCCGCTCGCGACGTGATCCAGAACCACCTGCTCCAGCTGATGGCGCTGGTCGCGATGGAGGAGCCGCCCGCCTTCGACGCCGACACCCTGCGCCTGGAGAAGGAGAAGCTGCTCTCCTCGATCGAGCTCCCCCGCCGTCTGGACCTCACCACCGCCCGCGGCCAGTACGTCGGCGGCTGGGCCGGCGGGCGGAAGGTGTCGGGCTTCCTGGAGGAGGAGGGGATGCCGGCCGGCTCCACCACCGAGTCGTACGCCGCGGTCACCCTGCACGTCGAGAACCGCCGCTGGGCCGGGGTCCCGTTCTACCTGCGCACCGGCAAGCGCCTGGGGCGCCGCGTCACCGAGGTGGCGGTGGTCTTCAAGCGCGCGCCGCACCTGCCGTTCAGCGAGAGCTCGACCGAGGAGCTCACCCAGAACGCGATCGTGATTCGGGTCCAGCCCGACGAGGGCATGACCGTGCGGTTCGGCTCCAAGGTGCCCGGCACCACGCTGGAGATCCGCGACGTGTCGATGGACTTCGCCTACGGCGGCTCCTTCACCGAGGCCTCCCCGGAGGCCTACGAGCGGCTGATCCTCGACGTCCTGCTCGGCGACCCGCCGCTGTTCCCCCGTCACCGGGAGGTCGAGCTGTCCTGGCAGATCCTCGACCCCGTGCTGGAGGCCTGGGCGAGGAAGGGCGAGCCGGACCCCTACCCGGCCGGCAGCTGGGGACCGGAGTCCGCCGACGCGATGCTGGCGCGCGACGGTCGCGTCTGGCGCCGGCCGTGA
- a CDS encoding glucose-6-phosphate dehydrogenase assembly protein OpcA, giving the protein MIELTDTTSSAIAAEFVRARTRAGSPAMGMVMTLVVLVDEDDAEDAMRVARQASHEHPARVLGVIIGDGRGRGSVDAQVGIGSGWSGETALIRLGGEVTRHPESVVLPLLLPDSPVVAWWPTDAPEDPAADPLGALATRRITDSASATKARTVALQRQCASYTRGNTDLAWTRLTPWRALLAGALDQQHLTVTGALVGAERHNPSADLLAAWLGSRLKVDVERRATDGPGITEVELETRQGPIRLDRPDGRLATFTSPGRPDRPTALRRRDLPALLAEELRRLDEDEVYAETAEHVLQSGRERA; this is encoded by the coding sequence ATGATCGAGCTGACCGACACCACCTCCTCGGCGATCGCCGCGGAGTTCGTGCGTGCCCGCACCCGGGCCGGCAGCCCGGCGATGGGCATGGTGATGACACTGGTGGTCCTGGTCGACGAGGACGACGCCGAGGACGCCATGCGGGTCGCCCGCCAGGCCTCCCACGAGCACCCCGCCCGGGTGCTCGGCGTGATCATCGGCGACGGCCGGGGCCGCGGCAGCGTGGACGCCCAGGTCGGCATCGGCTCCGGCTGGAGCGGGGAGACCGCGCTCATCCGGCTCGGCGGCGAGGTCACCCGACACCCCGAGTCCGTGGTCCTGCCGCTGCTGCTGCCCGACTCCCCCGTCGTCGCGTGGTGGCCGACCGACGCCCCCGAGGACCCCGCGGCCGATCCGCTGGGAGCCCTCGCCACACGACGGATCACCGACAGCGCGAGCGCCACGAAGGCGCGCACGGTCGCCCTGCAGCGCCAGTGCGCGTCGTACACGCGCGGCAACACCGACCTGGCCTGGACCCGGCTCACGCCGTGGCGGGCGCTGCTCGCCGGCGCCCTGGACCAGCAGCACCTCACCGTCACCGGCGCGCTGGTCGGGGCCGAGCGGCACAACCCGAGCGCCGACCTGCTCGCCGCCTGGCTGGGCAGCCGGCTGAAGGTGGACGTCGAGCGGCGGGCCACCGACGGCCCCGGGATCACCGAGGTCGAGCTCGAGACCCGGCAGGGGCCGATCCGGCTGGACCGTCCCGACGGGCGGCTGGCGACGTTCACCTCCCCGGGGCGCCCGGACCGTCCGACCGCGCTGCGTCGCCGCGACCTGCCCGCGCTGCTCGCCGAGGAGCTGCGGCGCCTCGACGAGGACGAGGTGTACGCCGAGACCGCCGAGCACGTGCTCCAGAGCGGGCGGGAGCGGGCATGA
- the pgl gene encoding 6-phosphogluconolactonase, with protein sequence MTEARLVRHEDAATLATAVARALLERLAAVQAEGREPQVVLTGGTIAREVHREVARLTPGSGVDWSRVVVWWGDERFVPAEDPERNAGQAHADLLDHVPVDAAKVFAMASTDTAVTAEEGADVYAAQLAAHCPDGFDVVMLGLGPDAHVASLFPGQPALDVTGRAAVAVHDSPKPPPTRISLTFDALARARAVWLLVSGEGKADAVAQALATPRPARHDVPAAWVGGTDETVFHLDLPAASRLP encoded by the coding sequence ATGACCGAGGCCCGGCTGGTCCGCCACGAGGACGCCGCCACGCTGGCCACCGCCGTCGCCCGGGCGCTGCTGGAGCGGCTGGCCGCCGTACAGGCCGAGGGGCGTGAGCCCCAGGTGGTGCTGACCGGCGGCACCATCGCCCGCGAGGTGCACCGCGAGGTCGCCCGGCTCACCCCCGGCTCGGGCGTCGACTGGTCACGGGTCGTCGTCTGGTGGGGCGACGAGCGGTTCGTCCCCGCCGAGGACCCCGAGCGCAACGCCGGCCAGGCACACGCCGACCTGCTCGACCACGTCCCGGTCGACGCGGCGAAGGTGTTCGCGATGGCCTCCACCGACACCGCCGTCACCGCCGAGGAGGGCGCGGACGTCTATGCCGCCCAGCTCGCCGCTCACTGCCCCGACGGCTTCGACGTGGTGATGCTCGGCCTGGGCCCCGACGCCCACGTCGCCTCGCTCTTCCCTGGCCAGCCCGCGCTGGACGTGACCGGCCGGGCGGCCGTCGCCGTCCACGACTCCCCCAAGCCGCCGCCGACCCGGATCAGCCTCACCTTCGACGCGCTCGCCCGCGCCCGGGCGGTGTGGCTGCTGGTCAGCGGCGAGGGCAAGGCCGACGCCGTGGCGCAGGCGCTGGCCACCCCGCGCCCCGCGCGCCACGACGTACCCGCTGCCTGGGTCGGCGGCACCGACGAGACGGTGTTCCACCTCGATCTCCCCGCCGCCTCCCGCCTCCCCTGA
- a CDS encoding RNA polymerase-binding protein RbpA, whose protein sequence is MAGGGSAIRGSRVGAGPMGEAERGEAAARQTVTYHCSNAHHSVVAFAIEAVVPEAWDCPKCGLPASQDAANPPPAPKNEPYKTHLAYVKERRSDKEAADILDEALKLLRTRRKSGDLIF, encoded by the coding sequence GTGGCAGGTGGAGGAAGCGCAATCCGTGGCAGCCGGGTGGGTGCCGGCCCGATGGGCGAGGCGGAGCGGGGTGAGGCAGCCGCTCGCCAGACGGTGACGTACCACTGCTCGAACGCCCACCACTCCGTCGTGGCCTTCGCGATCGAGGCAGTGGTCCCCGAGGCGTGGGACTGCCCCAAGTGCGGGCTGCCCGCGAGCCAGGATGCGGCGAACCCGCCCCCGGCTCCGAAGAACGAGCCCTACAAGACGCACCTCGCGTATGTGAAGGAACGGCGCTCCGACAAGGAGGCGGCCGACATCCTCGACGAGGCGCTCAAGCTGCTTCGCACCCGCCGCAAGTCCGGCGACCTGATCTTCTAG
- the secG gene encoding preprotein translocase subunit SecG, giving the protein MTTVLSVLLVIASALMILLVLLHKGRGGGLSDMFGGGVSSSLGGSSVAERNLDRFTVGVGVIWFACVIALGLLLAYP; this is encoded by the coding sequence GTGACTACCGTCCTCTCCGTCCTGCTCGTGATCGCGAGCGCGCTGATGATCCTCCTCGTGCTCCTGCACAAGGGTCGCGGCGGCGGCCTCTCCGACATGTTCGGCGGCGGCGTGTCCAGCTCGCTGGGCGGCTCGTCGGTCGCTGAGCGCAACCTCGACCGGTTCACGGTCGGCGTCGGCGTCATCTGGTTCGCGTGCGTGATCGCACTCGGCCTGCTGCTCGCCTACCCCTGA
- the tpiA gene encoding triose-phosphate isomerase, whose protein sequence is MAKSAARVPLMAGNWKMNLNHQEAVVLVQKLAWTLTDKRHDFDKAEVVVVPPFTDLRSVQTLVDGDRLKVKYGAQDVSVHESGAYTGEISAGMLAKLGCSYVVVGHSERREYHAETDAVVAAKAHAAHAAGMTPIVCVGEGLEVRRAGDQVAYTLAQVDGSLDGFTAEQVAGLVIAYEPVWAIGTGEVATPDDAQEVCGAIRARIREVHGDAAADGVRVLYGGSVKAANVAGIMVKEDVDGALVGGASLQAEEFGGICRFYDMPVL, encoded by the coding sequence ATGGCGAAGTCTGCTGCCCGTGTCCCGCTGATGGCGGGCAACTGGAAGATGAACCTGAACCACCAGGAGGCGGTGGTCCTGGTGCAGAAGCTGGCCTGGACCCTCACCGACAAGCGTCACGACTTCGACAAGGCCGAGGTCGTCGTGGTTCCCCCGTTCACCGATCTGCGCTCCGTGCAGACGCTGGTCGACGGTGACCGGCTCAAGGTGAAGTACGGCGCCCAGGACGTCTCGGTCCACGAGTCGGGCGCCTACACCGGCGAGATCTCGGCCGGCATGCTGGCCAAGCTCGGCTGCTCCTACGTCGTCGTCGGCCACTCGGAGCGGCGTGAGTACCACGCCGAGACCGACGCCGTCGTCGCGGCGAAGGCGCACGCCGCCCACGCGGCGGGCATGACGCCGATCGTGTGCGTCGGCGAGGGCCTCGAGGTCCGCCGCGCCGGCGACCAGGTCGCCTACACCCTCGCGCAGGTCGACGGCTCCCTGGACGGCTTCACCGCCGAGCAGGTCGCCGGCCTGGTCATCGCCTACGAGCCGGTCTGGGCGATCGGCACCGGCGAGGTCGCCACGCCCGACGACGCGCAGGAGGTGTGCGGCGCGATCCGCGCCCGGATCCGCGAGGTCCACGGCGACGCCGCGGCCGACGGCGTACGCGTGCTGTACGGCGGGTCGGTCAAGGCCGCCAACGTCGCGGGGATCATGGTCAAGGAGGACGTCGACGGCGCTCTCGTCGGGGGCGCGAGCCTCCAGGCGGAGGAGTTCGGCGGAATCTGCCGCTTCTACGACATGCCGGTCCTGTGA
- a CDS encoding phosphoglycerate kinase yields the protein MTDNGTLASLIEQGVQGKRVLVRSDLNVPLDGTTITDDGRIRASVPTIRALAEAGARVVVTAHLGRPKGAPDDRYSLRPVAARLGELLGQDVAFATDTVGESARSTVAGLADGQVAVLENVRFNPGETSKDEAERAAFADQLAGLADAFVSDGFGVVHRKQASVYDVAQRLPHAMGGLVQAEVDVLRRLTETPERPYVVVLGGSKVSDKLGVIDNLLGKADKLLIGGGMVFTFLKAQGHEVGKSLLEADQLDVCRSYLERAEQTGVELVLPTDIVVDTTFPTGAAAPQPRVVAATDIPADALGLDIGPESGAAFAAALADARTVFWNGPMGVFEVEEFASGTRAVAEALTKVEGLSVVGGGDSAAAVRTLGFEESAFGHISTGGGASLEYLEGKELPGIKVLED from the coding sequence ATGACTGACAACGGCACGCTCGCCTCGTTGATCGAGCAGGGTGTCCAGGGCAAGCGCGTCCTGGTCCGCTCCGACCTCAACGTCCCGCTCGACGGCACCACCATCACCGACGACGGCCGGATCCGCGCCAGCGTCCCGACCATCCGTGCGCTCGCCGAGGCCGGCGCCCGGGTGGTCGTGACGGCGCACCTCGGCCGTCCGAAGGGTGCCCCCGACGACCGCTACTCCCTGCGCCCGGTCGCGGCCCGCCTCGGCGAGCTGCTCGGCCAGGACGTCGCCTTCGCGACCGACACGGTCGGGGAGTCCGCCCGGTCCACGGTCGCCGGCCTCGCCGACGGCCAGGTCGCCGTGCTGGAGAACGTCCGGTTCAACCCGGGCGAGACCAGCAAGGACGAGGCCGAGCGTGCCGCGTTCGCGGACCAGCTCGCCGGCCTCGCCGACGCGTTCGTCTCCGACGGCTTCGGCGTCGTACACCGCAAGCAGGCCTCGGTGTACGACGTCGCCCAGCGCCTCCCGCACGCCATGGGCGGGCTGGTGCAGGCGGAGGTCGACGTGCTGCGTCGCCTGACCGAGACCCCGGAGCGGCCCTACGTGGTCGTCCTCGGCGGCTCGAAGGTCTCCGACAAGCTCGGCGTGATCGACAACCTGCTCGGCAAGGCCGACAAGCTGCTCATCGGCGGCGGCATGGTCTTCACCTTCCTCAAGGCCCAGGGCCACGAGGTCGGCAAGAGCCTGCTCGAGGCCGACCAGCTCGACGTGTGCCGCTCCTACCTCGAGCGCGCCGAGCAGACCGGTGTCGAGCTGGTGCTCCCGACCGACATCGTGGTGGACACGACGTTCCCGACGGGTGCGGCCGCGCCGCAGCCCCGGGTGGTCGCCGCCACCGACATCCCGGCCGATGCCCTCGGCCTGGACATCGGCCCGGAGTCGGGCGCGGCCTTCGCCGCGGCGCTCGCCGACGCACGCACCGTGTTCTGGAACGGCCCGATGGGCGTCTTCGAGGTCGAGGAGTTCGCCTCCGGCACCCGTGCGGTCGCCGAGGCGCTGACCAAGGTCGAGGGCCTCTCGGTCGTCGGCGGCGGCGACTCCGCGGCAGCCGTGCGCACGCTCGGCTTCGAGGAGTCCGCGTTCGGCCACATCTCCACCGGCGGCGGCGCCAGCCTCGAGTACCTCGAGGGCAAGGAACTGCCCGGCATCAAGGTCCTGGAGGACTGA
- the gap gene encoding type I glyceraldehyde-3-phosphate dehydrogenase, which translates to MTVRVGINGFGRIGRNFFRAVRASGLDIEIVGVNDLTDTASLAHLLKYDSILGRLDAEVSSTEDAIKVGDQEIKVSAERDPANLKWGELGVDVVVESTGFFTDATKAKAHIDAGAKKVIISAPASNEDITVVMGVNHEDYDPANHHVISNASCTTNCLGPMAKALHEEFGIVKGLMTTIHAYTADQNLQDNIHKDLRRARAAAINIVPTSTGAAKAIGLVLPELKGKLDGYALRVPTPTGSATDLTFEAGRETTVEEVNAVIKKAADGRFLRYSDAPIVSSDIVTDPASCIFDAPLTKVIGNQVKVVGWYDNEWGYSNRLADLIDYVGKTL; encoded by the coding sequence GTGACCGTTCGAGTAGGCATCAACGGATTCGGCCGCATCGGCCGCAACTTCTTCCGCGCCGTGCGCGCGTCGGGTCTCGACATCGAGATCGTGGGCGTCAACGACCTCACCGACACCGCCAGCCTGGCCCACCTGCTGAAGTACGACTCGATCCTGGGCCGTCTGGACGCCGAGGTCTCCTCGACCGAGGACGCCATCAAGGTCGGCGACCAGGAGATCAAGGTCTCCGCCGAGCGCGACCCGGCCAACCTCAAGTGGGGCGAGCTGGGCGTCGACGTCGTCGTCGAGTCCACCGGCTTCTTCACCGACGCCACCAAGGCCAAGGCGCACATCGACGCCGGCGCCAAGAAGGTCATCATCTCCGCGCCCGCCTCCAACGAGGACATCACCGTGGTGATGGGTGTGAACCACGAGGACTACGACCCGGCGAACCACCACGTCATCTCCAACGCCTCGTGCACCACGAACTGCCTCGGCCCGATGGCCAAGGCGCTCCACGAGGAGTTCGGGATCGTGAAGGGTCTGATGACCACGATCCACGCCTACACCGCGGACCAGAACCTGCAGGACAACATCCACAAGGACCTGCGCCGCGCCCGCGCCGCCGCGATCAACATCGTCCCGACCTCGACCGGTGCGGCCAAGGCCATCGGCCTGGTCCTGCCCGAGCTCAAGGGCAAGCTGGACGGCTACGCGCTGCGCGTCCCGACCCCGACCGGCTCCGCCACCGACCTCACCTTCGAGGCCGGCCGCGAGACCACCGTCGAGGAGGTCAACGCCGTGATCAAGAAGGCCGCGGACGGTCGCTTCCTGCGCTACTCCGACGCGCCGATCGTCTCCTCCGACATCGTCACCGACCCGGCGTCGTGCATCTTCGACGCCCCGCTGACCAAGGTCATCGGCAACCAGGTCAAGGTCGTCGGCTGGTACGACAACGAGTGGGGCTACTCCAACCGCCTCGCCGACCTGATCGACTACGTCGGCAAGACCCTCTGA
- the whiA gene encoding DNA-binding protein WhiA: MAMTGQVKAELANTQITKTCCRKAEVASLLRFAGGLHIVSGRVVLEAELDTGAAARRLRTDVLEVYGHQADVVMVQGSGLRKGSRYLVRIVKDGEALARQTGLLDQRGRPVRGLPPAVVSGGACDAVAAWRGAFLAHGSLTEPGRSSSLEVTCPGPEAALALVGVARRVGIQAKAREVRGVDRVVIRDGDAIGQLLTRVGAHESLMAWEERRMRREVRATANRLANFDDANLRRSARAAVAAGARVERAMEILGEEIPDHLKLAGALRLEHKQASLEELGQLHDPVLTKDAIAGRIRRLLAMADKRAEELGIPDTEASLTADMLADEG; this comes from the coding sequence ATGGCGATGACGGGACAGGTCAAGGCAGAACTGGCCAACACCCAGATCACGAAGACCTGTTGCCGCAAGGCGGAGGTCGCCTCGCTGCTGCGTTTCGCGGGTGGTCTGCACATCGTGAGCGGTCGTGTCGTGCTCGAGGCCGAGCTCGACACCGGGGCGGCCGCGCGCCGGCTGCGTACCGACGTCCTCGAGGTCTACGGCCACCAGGCCGACGTGGTGATGGTGCAGGGCAGCGGGCTGCGCAAGGGCAGCCGCTACCTGGTGCGCATCGTCAAGGACGGCGAGGCTCTCGCCCGCCAGACCGGGCTGCTGGACCAGCGCGGCCGGCCCGTCCGGGGCCTGCCACCGGCCGTCGTGTCCGGAGGAGCCTGCGACGCCGTCGCCGCGTGGCGCGGGGCGTTCCTCGCCCACGGCTCGCTGACCGAACCGGGCCGTTCGTCCTCCCTCGAGGTGACCTGCCCGGGGCCCGAGGCGGCCCTCGCGCTCGTCGGTGTCGCCCGCCGGGTGGGCATCCAGGCCAAGGCCCGCGAGGTCCGCGGTGTCGACCGGGTGGTGATCCGCGACGGTGACGCGATCGGCCAGCTCCTGACCCGGGTCGGCGCGCACGAGTCGCTGATGGCCTGGGAGGAGCGCCGGATGCGCCGCGAGGTGCGGGCGACCGCCAACCGGCTGGCGAACTTCGACGACGCCAACCTGCGCCGCTCGGCCCGCGCGGCGGTCGCCGCCGGAGCCCGGGTGGAGCGCGCGATGGAGATCCTCGGCGAGGAGATCCCCGACCACCTCAAGCTGGCCGGCGCCCTGCGCCTCGAGCACAAGCAGGCCTCGTTGGAGGAGCTCGGGCAGCTGCACGACCCCGTGCTCACCAAGGACGCCATCGCCGGCCGGATCCGTCGGCTGCTGGCGATGGCGGACAAGCGTGCGGAGGAGCTCGGCATCCCCGACACCGAGGCCTCCCTGACCGCGGACATGCTCGCCGACGAGGGGTGA